Proteins co-encoded in one Medicago truncatula cultivar Jemalong A17 chromosome 8, MtrunA17r5.0-ANR, whole genome shotgun sequence genomic window:
- the LOC11419906 gene encoding probable phospholipid-transporting ATPase 4 isoform X2 yields MAKGRIRARLRRSNFYTFGCLRASATTEEGPHPLQGPGYSRTVHCNQPQIHEKRPFFYCKNDISTTKYNVLTFLPKAIFEQFRRVANIYFLLAACLSYTPMSPFSALSMIAPLAFVVGLSMAKEALEDSRRFVQDVKVNRRKVNHHKGDGVFGHRSWQNIMVGDVVKVEKDKFFPADLLLLSSSYDDGICYVETMNLDGETNLKVKRSLESTLALDSDLAFKDFTGTIRCEDPNPSLYTFVGNFEYERQVYPLDPGQILLRDSKLRNTEYIYGVVIFTGHDSKVMQNSTRSPSKRSTIEKKMDYIIYTLFTVLIFISVISTIAFIVMTKYGTPNWWYIRPDVIDRQYDPKTLGMAGMSHLITALILYGYLIPISLYVSIEVVKVLQATFINQDILMYDEETGTPADARTSNLNEELGQVDTILSDKTGTLTCNQMDFLKCSIAGTQYGASSSEVELAAAKQIASDLEDGDSDLSNFPLRHRKAQVSWENIDKVDEIELETVVTSKGDEDQKHAIKGFGFEDDRLMNCNWLQEPNVDDILLFFRILAVCHTAIPELNEETGGFTYEAESPDEGSFLVAAREFGFEFCRRTQSSIFTRERISASGQVVEREYKLLNLLDFTSKRKRMSVIVRDEEGQIFLLCKGADSIIFDRLSKNGKAYLEATTKHLNDYGETGLRTLALSYRRLEEKEYSDWNNEFQKAKAAVGADREAMLERVSDIMEKELILVGATAIEDKLQKGVPQCIDKLAQAGLKIWVLTGDKMETAINIGFSCSLLRQGMKQICITTNSDSVSNDTKQAIKDNILNQITNATQMIKLEKDPHAAFALIIDGKTLTYALEDDVKLQFLGLAVDCASVICCRVSPKQKALVVRLVKQGTGKTTLAIGDGANDVGMIQEADIGVGISGVEGMQAVMASDFSIAQFRFLERLLVVHGHWCYKRIAQMICYFFYKNIAFGLTIFYFEAYTGFSGQSVYDDWYMILFNVCLTSLPVISLGVFEQDVSSEVCLQFPALYQQGPKNLFFDWYRILGWMANGLYSSVVIFFGTVLIFYEQAFRVDGQTSDLASLGTTMFTCIIWAVNCQISLTMSHFTWIQHLFIWGSIVTWYLFLMMYGALSPNLSHSAYHLLIEALGPAPIYWATTLLATVACILPYLVHISFQRCFSPMDHHIIQEIKHYKKDIEDQSMWVRESSKARQETKIGFTARVEAKIRQLKGKLHKKQSFLNILSPVRT; encoded by the exons ATGGCAAAGGGAAGGATCAGGGCGAGGCTCCGAAGGAGCAATTTTTACACATTTGGTTGTCTTCGAGCCTCTGCTACTACTGAGGAAGGGCCTCATCCACTTCAAGGTCCGGGGTACTCGCGAACCGTGCACTGCAACCAGCCTCAGATCCATGAGAAGAGACCTTTCTTTTATTGCAAGAATGATATTTCCACAACCAAATACAACGTTCTTACATTTTTGCCCAAGGCAATTTTTGAACAGTTTCGTAGGGTTGCTAATATATACTTTCTTTTGGCTGCGTGTCTCTCGTATACTCCAATGTCACCTTTTAGTGCATTGAGTATGATTGCTCCTTTAGCATTTGTTGTCGGGCTTAGTATGGCGAAGGAAGCATTGGAAGATTCCCGCAGGTTCGTTCAGGATGTTAAAGTTAATCGTCGAAAAGTTAATCACCATAAAGGTGATGGTGTTTTTGGTCATAGATCGTGGCAGAATATTATGGTTGGGGATGTAGTAAAAGTAGAAAAGGACAAGTTTTTTCCAGCTGATTTGCTTCTCCTATCATCAAGTTATGATGATGGGATATGCTATGTGGAGACGATGAATTTAGATGGTGAGACCAACTTGAAGGTTAAAAGATCTTTGGAGTCTACCTTGGCCCTAGATAGTGATTTAGCTTTTAAGGATTTCACTGGAACAATAAGATGTGAAGACCCGAACCCCAGTCTTTACACTTTTGTTGGAAATTTTGAGTATGAGCGCCAGGTTTATCCTCTTGATCCTGGTCAAATTCTCCTCCGAGATTCTAAGCTCAGGAACACCGAATACATCTATGGAGTGGTCATTTTCACTGGTCACGACAGCAAAGTCATGCAGAATTCCACAAGATCCCCTTCAAAAAGGAGCACAATAGAAAAGAAGATGGATTATATCATATACACTCTCTTCACTGTCCTTATATTTATATCTGTCATTAGTACCATAGCATTTATTGTCATGACCAAGTACGGAACCCCAAATTGGTGGTACATACGCCCTGACGTAATCGACCGCCAGTATGATCCCAAGACACTTGGAATGGCTGGGATGAGTCATTTGATTACTGCTCTCATTCTCTATGGATATTTGATACCCATCTCACTTTATGTTTCCATCGAGGTTGTGAAGGTTTTACAGGCAACCTTCATTAACCAAGACATTCTAATGTATGATGAAGAAACCGGAACTCCAGCTGACGCACGGACTTCAAATTTGAATGAAGAGTTGGGTCAGGTGGATACAATCCTCTCTGATAAAACTGGAACTTTAACATGCAATCAGATGGACTTTTTGAAGTGCTCTATTGCGGGTACTCAATATGGTGCGTCTTCAAGTGAAGTTGAACTTGCTGCTGCAAAGCAGATAGCTTCTGATCTCGAGGACGGGGATTCAGATCTCTCCAATTTCCCCCTACGTCATAGGAAAGCTCAGGTTTCATGGGAAAACATTGATAAAGTTGATGAAATTGAACTAGAGACTGTTGTTACTTCCAAAGGTGATGAGGATCAAAAGCATGCCATAAAGGGGTTTGGTTTTGAAGACGACCGTCTCATGAATTGTAATTGGTTGCAAGAGCCCAATGTCGAtgacattttattatttttccgaATACTAGCAGTTTGCCATACTGCCATTCCTGAGCTGAATGAGGAGACAGGTGGTTTTACATATGAAGCCGAGTCTCCAGATGAAGGGTCTTTTCTCGTAGCTGCAAGAGAATTTGGCTTTGAGTTTTGTAGGAGGACCCAGTCAAGTATTTTCACACGTGAAAGAATATCTGCTTCAGGGCAAGTGGTTGAAAG GGAGTACAAACTCTTGAATCTACTAGATTTCACAAGTAAAAGAAAGCGTATGTCAGTGATTGTCCGTGATGAGGAGGGCCAAATTTTTCTTCTGTGCAAAGGGGCTGACAG TATCATATTTGATCGTTTGTCCAAGAACGGAAAAGCGTATTTGGAGGCTACTACCAAGCATTTAAATGATTATGGAGAAACAGGTTTAAGGACACTAGCTCTGTCCTATAGAAGGCTTGAAGAAAAAGAGTACTCGGATTGGAACAATGAGTTTCAGAAAGCCAAAGCAGCCGTTGGGGCTGACAGAGAGGCAATGCTTGAGCGGGTCTCAGATATTATGGAAAAAGAGTTGATTCTTGTTGGGGCTACTGCTATAGAAGACAAACTGCAGAAAGGG GTTCCCCAGTGCATTGATAAACTTGCTCAAGCTGGTCTCAAGATTTGGGTATTGACGGGGGATAAGATGGAAACTGCAATCAACATTGG CTTTTCCTGTAGTTTGCTTCGACAGGGCATGAAGCAGATCTGTATAACTACAAATTCAGACTCAGTATCCAATGATACCAAACAG GCCATTAAGGACAACATATTAAATCAAATTACCAATGCTACACAAATGATAAAGCTGGAGAAGGATCCTCATGCAGCATTTGCATTAATTATTGATGGGAAAACTCTGACATATGCTTTAGAAGATGATGTAAAGCTCCAATTTTTGGGACTAGCAGTTGATTGTGCATCTGTCATCTGCTGTCGTGTGTCTCCCAAGCAAAAGGCACTG GTCGTAAGGTTGGTAAAACAAGGAACTGGGAAGACCACTCTTGCAATAGGTGATGGTGCAAATGATGTTGGCATGATACAAGAAGCAGATATTGGTGTTGGAATCAGCGGGGTTGAAGGTATGCAG GCAGTGATGGCTAGCGACTTCTCGATTGCCCAATTTCGATTTTTGGAGCGGCTTCTGGTGGTCCATGGACACTGGTGTTATAAGAGAATTGCACAGATG atttgttatttcttttacaAGAATATAGCATTTGGCCTCACCATCTTTTACTTTGAGGCCTATACAGGCTTCTCCGGCCAATCGGTTTATGACGACTGGTACATGATATTGTTCAACGTTTGTTTGACATCATTACCCGTCATTTCACTTGGTGTATTTGAACAAGATGTTTCATCGGAAGTTTGTTTACAG TTTCCAGCACTTTACCAACAAGGACCCAAAAATCTGTTCTTTGATTGGTATAGAATATTAGGATGGATGGCCAATGGTCTATATTCCTCTGTCGTCATCTTCTTCGGCACCGTCCTCATATTCTATGAGCAAGCATTCCGTGTTGATGGTCAGACATCTGACTTGGCTTCTCTTGGAACCACAATGTTCACTTGCATAATCTGGGCAGTCAACTGTCAAATTTCACTGACAATGAGCCATTTTACATGGATTCAACATCTGTTTATATGGGGTAGCATAGTTACTTGGTACCTCTTTCTCATGATGTATGGCGCACTTTCTCCCAACCTTTCTCACAGTGCCTACCATTTACTGATTGAGGCTCTCGGACCTGCGCCTATTTATTGGGCAACAACATTATTAGCTACAGTTGCATGCATTCTTCCTTATCTTGTCCACATATCATTTCAAAGATGTTTTAGTCCAATGGATCACCACattatccaagaaatcaagcacTACAAGAAAGATATTGAGGATCAATCCATGTGGGTGAGGGAGAGTTCTAAAGCAAGACAAGAAACCAAGATTGGGTTCACTGCAAGAGTGGAAGCAAAGATCAGACAATTGAAGGGAAAGCTGCATAAAAAACAATCTTTCTTGAATATTTTGTCCCCAGTACGTACATAA
- the LOC11429449 gene encoding eukaryotic initiation factor 4A-6: protein FFYSVSEGFGRPSSIKQFYVDVDKEEWKLETLCDIFELTLKAKSITHCIVFVNTMDKVDWLMDELRSRDHKVFVILKFFSQDIRDIVTREFFSQSSSPQVLITTDPQLCGADVHKASLIVNYDLPTVPENYLHRIGRSEKFAINFMTEDETSMIIDIQKFYNMVIEELPCNFEDLL from the coding sequence tttttttattctgtttCCGAAGGTTTTGGGAGGCCCTCTTCAATCAAGCAGTTTTATGTGGATGTTGACAAGGAAGAGTGGAAGCTAGAGACACTATGTGACATATTTGAGCTGACCCTTAAAGCTAAATCCATCACTCATTGTATCGTCTTTGTGAATACCATGGACAAAGTGGACTGGCTCATGGACGAGTTGCGAAGCAGAGATCATAAAGTGTTTGTCATCCTCAAGTTTTTTTCCCAGGACATTAGGGATATAGTTACGCGCGAGTTTTTTTCCCAGTCTAGCTCTCCTCAAGTTCTCATTACCACCGACCCCCAGCTTTGTGGTGCAGATGTGCATAAAGCGTCTCTGATCGTAAACTATGATCTCCCAACTGTGCCTGAAAACTATCTTCACCGTATAGGCCGGAGTGAGAAATTTGCTATAAACTTCATGACAGAGGATGAGACTAGTATGATCATAGATATTCAGAAATTCTACAATATGGTTATAGAGGAGCTGCCATGCAATTTTGAAGATTTGCTCTGA
- the LOC11429448 gene encoding uncharacterized protein, with translation MEFRSKSCKDQSLQSGGKVAPTSMQDLRSYSTNYASNSSAFDQNKVEKRKSKFGKASKSWSFNDPELQRKKRVAGYKVYDVEGKMKGSFKKSLRWIKNTCSQLW, from the coding sequence ATGGAATTCAGATCCAAATCATGCAAGGATCAAAGTTTGCAGAGTGGTGGAAAAGTAGCTCCAACTAGCATGCAAGATCTGAGAAGTTATAGTACAAATTATGCAAGTAATTCATCTGCTTTTGATCAAAACAAGGTAGAAAAAAGGAAAAGCAAATTTGGCAAAGCATCAAAAAGTTGGAGCTTCAATGATCCAGAGTTGCAGAGAAAGAAAAGAGTAGCTGGATATAAAGTATATGATGTTGAAGGAAAAATGAAAGGGTCTtttaagaagagtttaagaTGGATCAAGAACACATGCAGCCAATTATGGTGA
- the LOC11419906 gene encoding probable phospholipid-transporting ATPase 4 isoform X1, with the protein MAKGRIRARLRRSNFYTFGCLRASATTEEGPHPLQGPGYSRTVHCNQPQIHEKRPFFYCKNDISTTKYNVLTFLPKAIFEQFRRVANIYFLLAACLSYTPMSPFSALSMIAPLAFVVGLSMAKEALEDSRRFVQDVKVNRRKVNHHKGDGVFGHRSWQNIMVGDVVKVEKDKFFPADLLLLSSSYDDGICYVETMNLDGETNLKVKRSLESTLALDSDLAFKDFTGTIRCEDPNPSLYTFVGNFEYERQVYPLDPGQILLRDSKLRNTEYIYGVVIFTGHDSKVMQNSTRSPSKRSTIEKKMDYIIYTLFTVLIFISVISTIAFIVMTKYGTPNWWYIRPDVIDRQYDPKTLGMAGMSHLITALILYGYLIPISLYVSIEVVKVLQATFINQDILMYDEETGTPADARTSNLNEELGQVDTILSDKTGTLTCNQMDFLKCSIAGTQYGASSSEVELAAAKQIASDLEDGDSDLSNFPLRHRKAQVSWENIDKVDEIELETVVTSKGDEDQKHAIKGFGFEDDRLMNCNWLQEPNVDDILLFFRILAVCHTAIPELNEETGGFTYEAESPDEGSFLVAAREFGFEFCRRTQSSIFTRERISASGQVVEREYKLLNLLDFTSKRKRMSVIVRDEEGQIFLLCKGADSIIFDRLSKNGKAYLEATTKHLNDYGETGLRTLALSYRRLEEKEYSDWNNEFQKAKAAVGADREAMLERVSDIMEKELILVGATAIEDKLQKGVPQCIDKLAQAGLKIWVLTGDKMETAINIGFSCSLLRQGMKQICITTNSDSVSNDTKQFFCLTPQAIKDNILNQITNATQMIKLEKDPHAAFALIIDGKTLTYALEDDVKLQFLGLAVDCASVICCRVSPKQKALVVRLVKQGTGKTTLAIGDGANDVGMIQEADIGVGISGVEGMQAVMASDFSIAQFRFLERLLVVHGHWCYKRIAQMICYFFYKNIAFGLTIFYFEAYTGFSGQSVYDDWYMILFNVCLTSLPVISLGVFEQDVSSEVCLQFPALYQQGPKNLFFDWYRILGWMANGLYSSVVIFFGTVLIFYEQAFRVDGQTSDLASLGTTMFTCIIWAVNCQISLTMSHFTWIQHLFIWGSIVTWYLFLMMYGALSPNLSHSAYHLLIEALGPAPIYWATTLLATVACILPYLVHISFQRCFSPMDHHIIQEIKHYKKDIEDQSMWVRESSKARQETKIGFTARVEAKIRQLKGKLHKKQSFLNILSPVRT; encoded by the exons ATGGCAAAGGGAAGGATCAGGGCGAGGCTCCGAAGGAGCAATTTTTACACATTTGGTTGTCTTCGAGCCTCTGCTACTACTGAGGAAGGGCCTCATCCACTTCAAGGTCCGGGGTACTCGCGAACCGTGCACTGCAACCAGCCTCAGATCCATGAGAAGAGACCTTTCTTTTATTGCAAGAATGATATTTCCACAACCAAATACAACGTTCTTACATTTTTGCCCAAGGCAATTTTTGAACAGTTTCGTAGGGTTGCTAATATATACTTTCTTTTGGCTGCGTGTCTCTCGTATACTCCAATGTCACCTTTTAGTGCATTGAGTATGATTGCTCCTTTAGCATTTGTTGTCGGGCTTAGTATGGCGAAGGAAGCATTGGAAGATTCCCGCAGGTTCGTTCAGGATGTTAAAGTTAATCGTCGAAAAGTTAATCACCATAAAGGTGATGGTGTTTTTGGTCATAGATCGTGGCAGAATATTATGGTTGGGGATGTAGTAAAAGTAGAAAAGGACAAGTTTTTTCCAGCTGATTTGCTTCTCCTATCATCAAGTTATGATGATGGGATATGCTATGTGGAGACGATGAATTTAGATGGTGAGACCAACTTGAAGGTTAAAAGATCTTTGGAGTCTACCTTGGCCCTAGATAGTGATTTAGCTTTTAAGGATTTCACTGGAACAATAAGATGTGAAGACCCGAACCCCAGTCTTTACACTTTTGTTGGAAATTTTGAGTATGAGCGCCAGGTTTATCCTCTTGATCCTGGTCAAATTCTCCTCCGAGATTCTAAGCTCAGGAACACCGAATACATCTATGGAGTGGTCATTTTCACTGGTCACGACAGCAAAGTCATGCAGAATTCCACAAGATCCCCTTCAAAAAGGAGCACAATAGAAAAGAAGATGGATTATATCATATACACTCTCTTCACTGTCCTTATATTTATATCTGTCATTAGTACCATAGCATTTATTGTCATGACCAAGTACGGAACCCCAAATTGGTGGTACATACGCCCTGACGTAATCGACCGCCAGTATGATCCCAAGACACTTGGAATGGCTGGGATGAGTCATTTGATTACTGCTCTCATTCTCTATGGATATTTGATACCCATCTCACTTTATGTTTCCATCGAGGTTGTGAAGGTTTTACAGGCAACCTTCATTAACCAAGACATTCTAATGTATGATGAAGAAACCGGAACTCCAGCTGACGCACGGACTTCAAATTTGAATGAAGAGTTGGGTCAGGTGGATACAATCCTCTCTGATAAAACTGGAACTTTAACATGCAATCAGATGGACTTTTTGAAGTGCTCTATTGCGGGTACTCAATATGGTGCGTCTTCAAGTGAAGTTGAACTTGCTGCTGCAAAGCAGATAGCTTCTGATCTCGAGGACGGGGATTCAGATCTCTCCAATTTCCCCCTACGTCATAGGAAAGCTCAGGTTTCATGGGAAAACATTGATAAAGTTGATGAAATTGAACTAGAGACTGTTGTTACTTCCAAAGGTGATGAGGATCAAAAGCATGCCATAAAGGGGTTTGGTTTTGAAGACGACCGTCTCATGAATTGTAATTGGTTGCAAGAGCCCAATGTCGAtgacattttattatttttccgaATACTAGCAGTTTGCCATACTGCCATTCCTGAGCTGAATGAGGAGACAGGTGGTTTTACATATGAAGCCGAGTCTCCAGATGAAGGGTCTTTTCTCGTAGCTGCAAGAGAATTTGGCTTTGAGTTTTGTAGGAGGACCCAGTCAAGTATTTTCACACGTGAAAGAATATCTGCTTCAGGGCAAGTGGTTGAAAG GGAGTACAAACTCTTGAATCTACTAGATTTCACAAGTAAAAGAAAGCGTATGTCAGTGATTGTCCGTGATGAGGAGGGCCAAATTTTTCTTCTGTGCAAAGGGGCTGACAG TATCATATTTGATCGTTTGTCCAAGAACGGAAAAGCGTATTTGGAGGCTACTACCAAGCATTTAAATGATTATGGAGAAACAGGTTTAAGGACACTAGCTCTGTCCTATAGAAGGCTTGAAGAAAAAGAGTACTCGGATTGGAACAATGAGTTTCAGAAAGCCAAAGCAGCCGTTGGGGCTGACAGAGAGGCAATGCTTGAGCGGGTCTCAGATATTATGGAAAAAGAGTTGATTCTTGTTGGGGCTACTGCTATAGAAGACAAACTGCAGAAAGGG GTTCCCCAGTGCATTGATAAACTTGCTCAAGCTGGTCTCAAGATTTGGGTATTGACGGGGGATAAGATGGAAACTGCAATCAACATTGG CTTTTCCTGTAGTTTGCTTCGACAGGGCATGAAGCAGATCTGTATAACTACAAATTCAGACTCAGTATCCAATGATACCAAACAG TTCTTTTGCTTAACTCCGCAGGCCATTAAGGACAACATATTAAATCAAATTACCAATGCTACACAAATGATAAAGCTGGAGAAGGATCCTCATGCAGCATTTGCATTAATTATTGATGGGAAAACTCTGACATATGCTTTAGAAGATGATGTAAAGCTCCAATTTTTGGGACTAGCAGTTGATTGTGCATCTGTCATCTGCTGTCGTGTGTCTCCCAAGCAAAAGGCACTG GTCGTAAGGTTGGTAAAACAAGGAACTGGGAAGACCACTCTTGCAATAGGTGATGGTGCAAATGATGTTGGCATGATACAAGAAGCAGATATTGGTGTTGGAATCAGCGGGGTTGAAGGTATGCAG GCAGTGATGGCTAGCGACTTCTCGATTGCCCAATTTCGATTTTTGGAGCGGCTTCTGGTGGTCCATGGACACTGGTGTTATAAGAGAATTGCACAGATG atttgttatttcttttacaAGAATATAGCATTTGGCCTCACCATCTTTTACTTTGAGGCCTATACAGGCTTCTCCGGCCAATCGGTTTATGACGACTGGTACATGATATTGTTCAACGTTTGTTTGACATCATTACCCGTCATTTCACTTGGTGTATTTGAACAAGATGTTTCATCGGAAGTTTGTTTACAG TTTCCAGCACTTTACCAACAAGGACCCAAAAATCTGTTCTTTGATTGGTATAGAATATTAGGATGGATGGCCAATGGTCTATATTCCTCTGTCGTCATCTTCTTCGGCACCGTCCTCATATTCTATGAGCAAGCATTCCGTGTTGATGGTCAGACATCTGACTTGGCTTCTCTTGGAACCACAATGTTCACTTGCATAATCTGGGCAGTCAACTGTCAAATTTCACTGACAATGAGCCATTTTACATGGATTCAACATCTGTTTATATGGGGTAGCATAGTTACTTGGTACCTCTTTCTCATGATGTATGGCGCACTTTCTCCCAACCTTTCTCACAGTGCCTACCATTTACTGATTGAGGCTCTCGGACCTGCGCCTATTTATTGGGCAACAACATTATTAGCTACAGTTGCATGCATTCTTCCTTATCTTGTCCACATATCATTTCAAAGATGTTTTAGTCCAATGGATCACCACattatccaagaaatcaagcacTACAAGAAAGATATTGAGGATCAATCCATGTGGGTGAGGGAGAGTTCTAAAGCAAGACAAGAAACCAAGATTGGGTTCACTGCAAGAGTGGAAGCAAAGATCAGACAATTGAAGGGAAAGCTGCATAAAAAACAATCTTTCTTGAATATTTTGTCCCCAGTACGTACATAA
- the LOC11430421 gene encoding casein kinase 1-like protein 2, with the protein MEPRIGNKFRLGRKIGSGSFGEIYLGTNIQTNEEVAIKLENVKTKHPQLLYEAKLYKILQGGTGIPNVKWSGVEGEYNILVMDLLGPSLEDLFNFCNRKLSLKTVLMLADQMINRVEFVHTKSFLHRDIKPDNFLMGLGRRANQVYIIDFGLAKKFRDSAHQHIPYRENKNLTGTARYASMNTHLGIEQSRRDDLESLGYVLMYFLRGSLPWQGLKAGTKKQKYERISEKKVSTSIESLCRGYPSEFASYFHYCRSLRFDDKPDYAYLKRLLRDLFIREGFQFDYVFDWTILKYQQSQIATPPSRGIGLAAGPSSGLPLASANADGQSGGGKDGRNIGWSSSDPTRRRTSGPIANDGILSREKAPLTNDLTGSKDAMLSSSNFFRSSGSARRGAMLSSRDAAVGSETEPSSRPLTLDSSLGAVRKSSGAQRSSHIMASEHNRVSSGRNTSNINNLDSTLRGIESLHLNDERAQY; encoded by the exons ATGGAACCTCGAATTGGGAATAAGTTCCGTCTTGGGAGAAAAATTGGTAGCGGATCTTTTGGAGAGATCTATTTAG GTACCAATATTCAAACAAATGAAGAAGTTGCGATTAAGCTT GAAAATGTCAAAACCAAGCACCCTCAATTGTTGTATGAAGCAAAGCTGTATAAAATACTGCAAGGAGGAA CTGGAATACCGAATGTGAAATGGTCCGGTGTCGAAGGAGAGTACAACATCCTTGTGATGGATTTACTTGGCCCTAGTCTTGAGGATTTATTCAATTTCTGTAATAGGAAATTGTCTCTCAAAACTGTTCTTATGCTTGCTGATCAAATG ATAAATCGAGTTGAATTTGTTCATACCAAGTCATTTTTACATCGGGACATAAAGCCAGACAATTTCCTCATGGGTTTAGGGAGGCGTGCAAATCAA GTGTACATCATTGACTTTGGTCTTGCTAAGAAATTCAGAGACAGTGCACATCAGCATATTCCCTACAG AGAGAATAAGAATCTGACGGGAACTGCTAGATATGCCAGTATGAATACTCATCTTGGAATTG AGCAAAGCCGTAGGGATGATTTAGAGTCGCTTGGATATGttcttatgtattttttaagaggAAG TCTACCTTGGCAGGGATTAAAAGCAGGTACTAAAAAGCAGAAGTATGAGAGAATCAGTGAGAAGAAAGTTTCTACATCTATTGAG TCTCTCTGTCGTGGCTATCCCTCAGAATTTGCTTCATACTTCCATTATTGCCGGTCACTGAGGTTTGATGATAAGCCAGATTATGCTTATCTGAAAAGACTTTTGCGTGACCTATTCATCCGTGAAG GATTCCAGTTTGATTACGTCTTCGATTGGACTATCTTGAAATATCAGCAGTCTCAAATCGCCACTCCTCCTTCCCGTGGTATT GGTCTTGCTGCTGGACCGAGTTCTGGTCTGCCGCTAGCTTCTGCAAATGCTGATGGACAGTCAG GTGGTGGAAAAGATGGTAGGAATATTGGGTGGTCTTCGTCTGATCCCACTCGAAGGAGAACCTCTGGACCTATTGCTAATGATGGAATCTTATCTAGAGAAAAAGCCCCACTTACAAATGACTTAACCGGATCTAAAGATGCTATG TTATCAAGTTCAAATTTCTTTCGGTCAAGCGGATCTGCAAGGCGAGGTGCTATGTTAAGCAGCCGTGATGCAGCTGTTGGCAGTGAGACGGAGCCCTCCTCTCGTCCTCTCACGCTGGATTCAAGTCTAGGAGCAGTCCGTAAAAGCTCTGGTGCTCAGAGAAGTTCACATATCATGGCATCGGAGCACAACCGAGTATCATCTGGAAGAAACACatcaaacataaataatttggATTCAACGCTTAGAGGTATTGAGAGTCTGCATTTAAACGATGAGAGGGCACAGTATTAG